The sequence GGAATATGAACTACTCAGTAACCAGGATAGCACGAGTCATGCTGTTTTCAGCTAAACTGCTCCTTACCTGATCAGTAATAAGACCTTCATAGCGAGCCTGCTCAGCTTCATCCCATTCCGTTTGCAGGTTCTCAGTCAGGCTTGGGTACACTTAAAAAGAGCATATGAATGATAAAAATCTCAATTACCACTGACTTAGGCTGCTGACTTGTGCTCTGATACAGTTCTTTTGTCTCTTACCTAAAAGAGAATGTGGATGGCAAACGAGCGGGGTCTCAAAGGTTAGCGAGTACACACAAGTGCTGGGCTCTGAGACTTGAGCAAGCTTGCTGCTCCCACTGCAGACGAGACTCACCTACAGAAAAGTGACATGACACAAGTTACACAACAAACTTTCCATTGTTCATATTCTTGATTTATCAGTGAAAATGATTTTAGGTTGATGTATTGATTGGATAGTTGTCTGATTTAAAGCTATCATGGCTCTGAGGTGACTACTTAAAGGGGTCAAATTAACTGTTATGAGTCAGACACTGACAGAAGCAACTAGGAGCCcctaaattacattaaataactACCAGAATgagtttaaacatttaaaacccCACTAacctttgtttctctgtttctggtTCCACAAGTATCACCGTCTCTCATCCACATGCCTGTGAAAGTGTTGTTTGCTATTTCCCACTCTTGCCAGATCCTGTTACACAAGAGGCTCCTCTTACAACACAACTTCAACATACTGCCTAATAttcaaatactcacatttgcATTAATAATAAAAGGTTGTCTCTGCTGCATCTTACCCCAGTATCCCACTGTAGGCATTCCATCTAAATGACTGCTCATGTTGGGTGATGTTGTGAAATGGGCAGAATTCATATTTATACCTGAAAAGTGACCAGTCACACAAATatcatgatgtttgtttttttccagatacACTGATATAACATACATCAACTAACCAGCATTCAAAACAGAGAATAACAATATAATGCACACATGACATGTGAAGTGAAATACTTACGTTGACTCTGAGAGACTGAAGCACTTTCCGGCCAACCGATGAAGGTGTGCAGGACCTTGAGAAAGACAACAGTGCTGACATGATTAGTAGATCCATTGATTAGATGATCAAAAGAACATTTACTGATTACTTGAAGTAAATATACCAACTATTTGCTTGATAAACTTTcacaacacacaaagacaggatTAAATAAATTGTaggctataaaatgtcaaactatttttttttaccagacaCTGGATTTGGAGTTACTTTAGGCTGTAGTCTGTTTCCTTGAGCCAGAAAAGGATTGTTCAACCTGAACAGAGAAAACAATCTGTCAGAATAGAAAGGGGgctaagaagaagaagaagaagcacacTGTGACTGACATCATTTTGCTTAATCAgtatcagaatcatctttattggccaattATGTTTATACAgacaaggaatttgactctggtttagtgGCTCCCAATGTActaacacacaacaacacaacaatcttcagataCATACACAAAAGACTGTGACACTATGTACAGGTGAAACAGTTTTTGAGAACTGTAAACGggatacaaatagtgcagaGTAGTGAAGAGTGCTGACATAAATATCAAATGGTTAAAAAATTacgttactttatatacatatgtaaCGAACCCGAATGTGTTTGGCT is a genomic window of Thunnus maccoyii chromosome 20, fThuMac1.1, whole genome shotgun sequence containing:
- the gnptg gene encoding N-acetylglucosamine-1-phosphotransferase subunit gamma isoform X2 — protein: MSVSTPLTFRVFILQFFLKVKHGIAGKMKIVEEPNTFGLNNPFLAQGNRLQPKVTPNPVSGPAHLHRLAGKCFSLSESTYKYEFCPFHNITQHEQSFRWNAYSGILGIWQEWEIANNTFTGMWMRDGDTCGTRNRETKVSLVCSGSSKLAQVSEPSTCVYSLTFETPLVCHPHSLLVYPSLTENLQTEWDEAEQARYEGLITDQGYNNLLRDIFEDAGFLKSQKVKVKLPEVVANPETDNSLQKCTEDLQKQREEIKRLRALLSQHNIPFDSKPNEAKGTVSVTVKDRHLRGDDGLFDQL
- the gnptg gene encoding N-acetylglucosamine-1-phosphotransferase subunit gamma isoform X1, which codes for MHCLCNEIYDLLRLWMVCASLFIKHGIAGKMKIVEEPNTFGLNNPFLAQGNRLQPKVTPNPVSGPAHLHRLAGKCFSLSESTYKYEFCPFHNITQHEQSFRWNAYSGILGIWQEWEIANNTFTGMWMRDGDTCGTRNRETKVSLVCSGSSKLAQVSEPSTCVYSLTFETPLVCHPHSLLVYPSLTENLQTEWDEAEQARYEGLITDQGYNNLLRDIFEDAGFLKSQKVKVKLPEVVANPETDNSLQKCTEDLQKQREEIKRLRALLSQHNIPFDSKPNEAKGTVSVTVKDRHLRGDDGLFDQL